The following are from one region of the Streptomyces decoyicus genome:
- a CDS encoding NAD(P)H-quinone oxidoreductase — MRAITIPEPGGPEALVWADVPDPKPAEGEVLIEVAASAVNRADLLQRQGFYDPPPGSSLYPGLECSGRIIELGSGVHGWAVGDEVCALLSGGGYAEKVAVPAGQLLPVPHGLDLVSAAALPEVTCTVWSNVFMIAHLRPGETLLVHGGASGIGTMAIQLAKAVGARVAVTAGGPEKLARCAELGADILIDYREQDFVQEIRKATDGKGADVILDIIGAKYLQRNVKALAVSGRLAIIGLQGGVKAELNLAALMAKRAAITGAGLRARPLNEKAAIVAAVREHVWPLISNGQVRPIVDRTLPLAEAAEAHRIVEASTHIGKVVLTV, encoded by the coding sequence ATGCGAGCGATCACTATCCCCGAGCCCGGTGGCCCCGAAGCACTTGTCTGGGCGGACGTGCCCGATCCGAAGCCCGCCGAGGGCGAGGTCCTGATCGAGGTCGCGGCCAGCGCCGTGAACCGCGCCGACCTGCTCCAGCGCCAGGGCTTCTACGATCCGCCGCCCGGGTCCTCCCTCTATCCGGGTCTGGAGTGCTCGGGGCGGATCATCGAGCTCGGATCCGGCGTGCACGGCTGGGCCGTCGGTGACGAGGTGTGCGCGCTGCTGTCGGGTGGCGGATACGCGGAGAAGGTTGCCGTCCCGGCCGGGCAGCTGCTGCCGGTGCCGCACGGCCTGGACCTGGTCTCCGCCGCCGCGCTGCCCGAGGTGACGTGCACGGTCTGGTCGAACGTCTTCATGATCGCGCACCTGCGCCCCGGCGAGACGCTGCTGGTCCACGGCGGTGCCAGCGGCATCGGCACCATGGCGATCCAGCTCGCCAAGGCGGTCGGCGCGCGGGTGGCGGTCACCGCGGGCGGCCCCGAGAAGCTGGCCCGCTGTGCCGAGCTGGGGGCGGACATCCTCATCGACTACCGCGAGCAGGACTTCGTCCAGGAGATCCGGAAGGCCACCGACGGCAAGGGCGCGGACGTCATCCTCGACATCATCGGCGCGAAGTATCTCCAGCGGAACGTCAAGGCGCTGGCGGTCAGCGGACGGCTGGCGATCATCGGGCTTCAGGGCGGGGTGAAGGCGGAGCTGAATCTCGCCGCCCTGATGGCCAAGCGCGCCGCGATCACCGGCGCCGGGCTGCGCGCCCGCCCGCTGAACGAGAAGGCGGCCATCGTCGCCGCCGTACGGGAGCACGTCTGGCCGCTGATCAGCAACGGCCAGGTGCGGCCGATCGTGGACCGTACGCTCCCGCTGGCGGAGGCCGCCGAGGCGCATCGCATCGTGGAGGCGAGTACGCACATCGGCAAGGTCGTACTGACGGTCTGA
- a CDS encoding potassium channel family protein: protein MSDAQQPRRETGRFPILRSLWSRTRTEAKDDTEAGRSIVLPAQGMAPPLQQVLRRLVMALGVLAVTTLLVWFDRDGYRDNAHQQVDFLGAAYYATVTLSTTGYGDITPVSDSARLINILVITPLRVLFLIILVGTTLEVLTARTRHQVRIHRWRSRMRDHVVVIGYGTKGRHAIETLIVQGISKEKIVIVDPQKSVVDAASSDGFVGVHGDATRSDTLIRAELQRAARVVVATQRDDTAALVTLTARQLNKHASIVVAVREDENVPLLKQSGADLVITSSSAAGRLLGMSMASPNVGTILEDLLTYGNGLDLDERPVTRSEAGRSPRELQDLVVAVVRGHRVLNYTDPQAAKLELTDRVITIRQAVPSS from the coding sequence ATGAGTGACGCGCAGCAACCGCGCCGCGAGACCGGCAGATTCCCGATCCTCCGCTCCCTCTGGTCCCGCACACGGACCGAGGCCAAGGACGACACCGAGGCCGGCCGCTCCATCGTCCTGCCCGCCCAGGGCATGGCACCGCCGCTCCAACAGGTCCTGCGACGGCTTGTCATGGCGCTCGGGGTACTGGCCGTCACGACGCTGCTCGTCTGGTTCGACCGCGACGGATACCGCGACAACGCCCACCAACAGGTCGATTTTCTCGGCGCGGCCTACTACGCGACCGTCACCCTCTCGACCACCGGCTACGGCGACATCACTCCGGTCAGCGACAGCGCACGGCTGATCAACATCCTGGTCATCACACCGCTCCGCGTACTGTTCCTGATCATCTTGGTCGGCACCACGCTCGAAGTCCTCACCGCACGCACCCGGCACCAGGTACGCATTCACCGTTGGAGATCCCGTATGCGAGATCACGTCGTCGTCATCGGCTACGGGACGAAGGGCCGCCACGCCATCGAGACCCTGATCGTCCAGGGCATCTCCAAAGAGAAGATCGTCATTGTCGACCCCCAGAAGTCGGTCGTGGACGCCGCCAGCAGCGACGGCTTCGTGGGGGTTCACGGAGACGCCACCCGCTCCGACACTCTCATCAGAGCCGAGTTGCAGCGCGCCGCGCGCGTGGTCGTCGCGACCCAGCGCGACGACACCGCCGCCCTGGTCACCCTGACGGCACGGCAGCTCAACAAGCACGCCTCCATCGTGGTGGCGGTCCGGGAGGACGAGAACGTACCGCTGCTGAAGCAGAGCGGCGCCGATCTGGTCATCACGAGTTCGAGCGCGGCAGGGCGGCTGCTCGGTATGTCCATGGCCAGCCCGAACGTCGGCACGATCCTGGAGGATCTGCTGACCTACGGGAACGGTCTGGATCTCGACGAGCGGCCGGTGACGAGGAGCGAGGCAGGCCGCTCCCCCCGCGAGCTCCAGGATCTGGTGGTGGCGGTCGTTCGGGGGCACCGGGTGCTGAACTACACCGACCCGCAGGCCGCAAAGCTCGAACTCACCGACCGTGTGATCACCATCAGGCAGGCGGTACCGAGCAGCTGA
- a CDS encoding molybdopterin molybdotransferase MoeA → MTDGEIDGEIDGAFDGAFGGEPGGTGGMAGPARGEPAGEGRGDPFDEALALANAAAPVRVRPETETEAGSRAEPTTVRVPYATRETAAPHSSTTGGGGDVPYTPDDPFSLDDPAACGNGHSSTSRSSSTSRSPGHSGSSDPSGPEDPPAPTASGPRPTPAALPWHIARDIAERAVPGPPAPEASALGDALGRTLAAPLTALTDLPSFDTSAMDGWAVSGPGPWRLDHPAGAPEDGPPPGILAGHAPTEVLHDGHAVPIATGARVPPGATAVLRSEHGEVRELSDGGRRLYAPQPAPPGQDIRPRGQECRRGDHLLPVGALVTPAVLGLAAAAGYDELTAYRRPRAEVLVLGDELLDHGLPQDGRIRDALGPMLAPWLHALGVEAAAPRHLADDADTLYAAVAESTADVVITTGGTASGPVDHVHPTLRRLGAEVLVDGVAVRPGHPMLLARLAPNRHLVGLPGNPLAAVSGLVTLAEPLLRTLAARPPAAPYRTPLAAPVHGHPQDTRLVPVAYREDERLGLTAAPLHFHGPAMLRGIAAADALAVVPPGGAERGTELELLELPWSAGWSPGSSTGWTAPGGA, encoded by the coding sequence ATGACCGACGGCGAGATCGACGGCGAGATCGACGGCGCGTTCGACGGAGCGTTCGGCGGGGAGCCCGGCGGCACGGGCGGTATGGCGGGCCCGGCCCGGGGCGAGCCGGCGGGCGAGGGGCGCGGTGACCCGTTCGACGAGGCACTCGCGCTGGCCAACGCGGCCGCACCGGTGCGCGTACGGCCCGAAACCGAAACCGAGGCCGGGTCCCGGGCCGAGCCCACGACCGTGCGGGTGCCGTACGCCACCCGTGAGACGGCTGCACCCCACTCCTCCACCACCGGAGGCGGCGGCGACGTCCCCTACACGCCGGACGACCCCTTCTCCCTGGACGACCCCGCCGCCTGCGGGAACGGCCACTCCAGCACCTCTCGCTCCTCCAGCACCTCCAGGTCTCCGGGTCACTCCGGCTCCTCCGACCCTTCCGGCCCCGAAGACCCACCGGCCCCCACCGCCTCCGGCCCCCGCCCCACCCCGGCCGCCCTCCCCTGGCACATCGCCCGGGACATCGCCGAGCGCGCCGTACCCGGCCCGCCCGCGCCCGAGGCCTCGGCGCTCGGTGACGCGCTCGGCCGCACGCTCGCCGCGCCCCTCACCGCACTCACGGATCTGCCGTCGTTCGACACCTCGGCGATGGACGGCTGGGCGGTGTCCGGCCCAGGCCCCTGGCGGCTCGACCACCCCGCGGGTGCACCCGAGGACGGCCCCCCGCCCGGCATCCTTGCCGGTCATGCGCCTACCGAGGTGCTGCACGACGGCCATGCCGTCCCGATCGCCACCGGCGCGCGCGTGCCGCCCGGCGCCACCGCCGTGCTGCGCAGCGAGCACGGCGAGGTCCGTGAGCTGAGTGACGGCGGCCGTCGCCTGTACGCACCGCAGCCCGCGCCGCCGGGCCAGGACATCCGGCCGCGGGGCCAGGAGTGCCGCCGCGGCGACCACCTGCTGCCCGTCGGCGCCTTGGTGACCCCCGCCGTTCTCGGCCTGGCCGCCGCGGCCGGCTACGACGAGCTGACTGCCTACCGCCGGCCTCGTGCCGAAGTTCTCGTCCTGGGCGACGAGTTGCTGGACCACGGCCTGCCCCAGGACGGCCGGATCCGGGACGCGCTCGGCCCGATGCTCGCCCCCTGGCTGCATGCGCTGGGCGTCGAGGCGGCCGCGCCGCGCCATCTCGCCGACGACGCCGACACCCTGTACGCCGCCGTCGCGGAATCCACCGCCGACGTGGTGATCACTACGGGCGGGACGGCGTCGGGCCCGGTCGACCATGTGCACCCGACCCTGCGCAGGCTGGGCGCCGAGGTGCTGGTGGACGGCGTGGCGGTACGCCCCGGGCACCCCATGCTGCTCGCCCGTCTCGCCCCGAACCGGCATCTGGTCGGCCTGCCCGGCAACCCCCTCGCCGCCGTCTCCGGCCTGGTCACGCTCGCCGAACCGCTGCTCCGTACGCTCGCCGCCCGCCCTCCTGCCGCGCCGTACCGTACGCCGCTGGCCGCCCCCGTCCACGGGCATCCGCAGGACACCCGGCTCGTTCCGGTGGCCTACCGCGAGGACGAACGACTCGGCCTGACGGCGGCGCCGCTGCACTTCCACGGCCCTGCCATGCTGCGCGGGATCGCCGCCGCCGATGCGCTGGCCGTCGTCCCGCCCGGTGGCGCGGAGCGCGGCACCGAGCTTGAACTGCTGGAACTGCCCTGGTCAGCGGGCTGGTCACCGGGTTCGTCGACGGGCTGGACCGCCCCCGGGGGCGCGTAG
- a CDS encoding DUF6457 domain-containing protein, producing the protein MDDLTDYDTIVLAGGAARRLGGADKPSVAVGGRPLLDRVLAACPDAAITVVVGPRRPAARAVVHALEDPPGGGPLAALDAGLRHTTAQTVLVLSADLPFLTAATVQSLLEAATRTGGAAAPGGGSASHEGRASHEGHAPHEGHAPHDGRAPRDGAMLQDASGRDQPLVAAYRAEPLRRELARVRAEHGTLAGLPLRALMAGLLLERVPDATATASFDCDTWEDISAARARIREHGNVLDEWITAVKAELGIELDVDTAALLDLARDAAHGVARPAAPLTTFLIGYAAGQQGRDVQELTDRAAALANRWAAEGAADADATRAETKPAE; encoded by the coding sequence GTGGACGACCTCACCGACTACGACACCATCGTGCTGGCCGGAGGCGCGGCCCGGCGGCTCGGCGGGGCGGACAAACCCTCCGTGGCCGTCGGCGGCCGCCCCCTCTTGGACCGGGTGCTCGCCGCCTGCCCCGATGCGGCGATCACCGTCGTCGTCGGCCCGCGTCGCCCGGCCGCCCGCGCCGTCGTCCACGCCCTTGAGGACCCACCCGGTGGCGGTCCGCTCGCCGCACTGGACGCCGGCCTGCGGCACACCACCGCCCAGACCGTGCTCGTCCTCTCCGCCGACCTCCCGTTCCTGACCGCCGCGACCGTACAGAGCCTCCTGGAAGCGGCGACGCGAACGGGCGGCGCCGCCGCGCCGGGCGGCGGTTCTGCGTCTCACGAGGGCCGTGCGTCTCACGAGGGTCACGCGCCTCATGAGGGTCACGCGCCCCACGACGGCCGCGCACCGCGCGACGGCGCGATGCTCCAGGACGCCTCGGGGCGGGACCAGCCGCTGGTGGCCGCCTATCGGGCCGAGCCGCTGCGCCGTGAGCTGGCGCGGGTGCGGGCCGAGCACGGCACTCTGGCCGGTCTGCCGCTGCGTGCCCTGATGGCCGGGTTGCTGCTCGAACGGGTCCCGGACGCCACGGCCACGGCATCCTTCGACTGCGACACCTGGGAAGACATCAGCGCGGCACGCGCCCGTATCAGGGAGCATGGAAACGTGTTGGACGAATGGATCACCGCAGTCAAGGCCGAACTGGGCATCGAGCTCGATGTCGACACGGCGGCGCTTCTCGATCTCGCGCGGGACGCGGCGCACGGCGTGGCCCGGCCGGCCGCGCCGCTGACCACCTTCCTGATCGGTTATGCGGCGGGCCAACAGGGCCGCGACGTGCAGGAACTGACCGACCGGGCCGCCGCGCTGGCCAACCGCTGGGCAGCCGAGGGCGCGGCGGACGCCGACGCCACGCGTGCCGAAACGAAGCCCGCGGAATGA
- a CDS encoding dihydrolipoamide acetyltransferase family protein, whose protein sequence is MAVVREFTLPDLGEGLTEATIVHWMVEVGEVVAIDQPVVEVETAKAMVEVPCPYGGVVTARFGEEGEEVPVGAALVTVAVGAVPDDLAGLGHGTGPGAGAGAAGGASDAGVSAPPSGGASGPAAEGPGDAGSGNVLVGYGTSAAAARRRRIRPGGVAGPMAGVPRRPGETADGSAGAEAVDGAPGGAGAAEAGAATVGAVGVTGAAGSTGMHGSARTAGANGSAGSGAADAGSRTAAVISPLVRRMARENGLDLRELTGSGRDGLILRTDVECAIRARQERETMGAAGAVATVGAHGVGSAERMLGAGVRGVAGAATGGAVKATGATRAGAVAGEERIPLKGMLGAAAEKFSRSRREIPEATCWVEADATELLAARRAMNVPGAPKVSLLALLARITTAALARFPELNATVDTKAQEIVRLPAVHLGFAAQTDRGLVVPVVRDAHARTVEELSAEITRLTETARAGGLSLAELTHGTFTLNNYGVFGVDGSTPIINHPEAAMLGVGRIAAKPWVHEGELAVRQVVQLSFTFDHRVCDGGTAGGFLRFVADCVEQPAVLLRAL, encoded by the coding sequence ATGGCCGTGGTCCGCGAATTCACCCTCCCCGACCTGGGAGAAGGCCTCACCGAGGCGACGATCGTGCACTGGATGGTCGAGGTCGGCGAGGTGGTGGCCATCGACCAGCCGGTGGTGGAGGTCGAGACCGCCAAGGCGATGGTGGAGGTGCCGTGCCCGTATGGCGGCGTGGTGACCGCCCGCTTCGGCGAGGAGGGGGAAGAAGTCCCGGTGGGGGCAGCGCTGGTGACGGTCGCGGTGGGGGCCGTGCCTGATGATCTGGCGGGGCTCGGGCACGGGACGGGGCCGGGTGCCGGGGCAGGTGCGGCAGGCGGTGCGTCCGATGCCGGGGTTTCGGCGCCGCCTTCCGGTGGGGCCTCCGGTCCGGCCGCGGAGGGCCCGGGGGATGCCGGGTCCGGGAATGTGCTCGTCGGCTACGGCACGAGCGCAGCGGCCGCGCGGCGGCGCCGGATCCGGCCGGGGGGCGTCGCGGGGCCCATGGCGGGAGTGCCGCGGCGGCCCGGAGAGACGGCAGACGGATCGGCCGGGGCCGAAGCGGTCGACGGTGCGCCTGGTGGCGCAGGGGCGGCTGAGGCCGGGGCGGCGACTGTTGGGGCAGTCGGTGTCACCGGAGCAGCCGGCTCCACGGGGATGCACGGTTCGGCCAGGACGGCCGGGGCGAACGGTTCGGCCGGGTCCGGTGCGGCGGATGCCGGTAGTCGTACGGCGGCCGTGATCTCCCCGCTGGTGCGTCGGATGGCGCGGGAAAACGGGCTGGATCTGCGGGAGTTGACGGGTTCCGGGCGGGATGGGCTGATTCTCCGCACGGACGTCGAGTGCGCGATCCGGGCACGGCAGGAGCGGGAGACGATGGGGGCTGCCGGGGCGGTCGCCACGGTTGGTGCCCATGGGGTGGGCAGTGCCGAGAGGATGCTCGGTGCCGGTGTGAGGGGCGTGGCGGGGGCCGCGACCGGCGGAGCCGTGAAGGCTACCGGGGCCACGCGAGCCGGTGCCGTGGCGGGCGAGGAGCGGATCCCGCTGAAGGGGATGCTCGGTGCGGCCGCCGAGAAGTTCAGCCGCAGCCGTCGGGAGATTCCGGAGGCGACCTGCTGGGTCGAAGCCGATGCCACCGAACTCCTCGCCGCCCGTAGGGCGATGAATGTGCCAGGCGCTCCCAAGGTGTCGCTGCTTGCGCTGCTGGCCCGGATCACCACGGCCGCGCTCGCCCGGTTCCCCGAGCTCAACGCCACCGTCGACACCAAGGCCCAGGAGATCGTCCGGCTGCCCGCCGTCCATCTGGGCTTTGCGGCGCAGACCGACCGCGGCCTGGTCGTGCCGGTCGTGCGGGACGCTCATGCCCGTACGGTCGAGGAGCTGTCCGCCGAGATCACCCGGCTCACCGAAACCGCCAGGGCGGGCGGGCTCTCCCTGGCCGAGCTGACGCATGGCACCTTCACCCTCAACAACTACGGCGTCTTCGGCGTGGACGGCTCCACGCCGATCATCAACCACCCCGAGGCGGCGATGCTCGGCGTCGGCCGGATAGCCGCCAAACCCTGGGTGCACGAAGGGGAGTTGGCCGTCCGGCAGGTCGTGCAGCTCTCGTTCACCTTCGATCACCGGGTGTGCGACGGCGGCACCGCCGGCGGTTTCCTGCGGTTCGTGGCCGACTGCGTCGAACAGCCCGCGGTGTTGCTACGGGCGCTGTGA
- a CDS encoding alpha-ketoacid dehydrogenase subunit beta → MTTTAPATARKPATMAQALTRALRDAMADDPSVHVMGEDVGALGGVFRVTDGLAKEFGEDRCTDTALAEAGILGTAVGMAMYGLRPVVEMQFDAFAYPAFEQLISHVARMRNRTRGALTMPLTIRIPYGGGIGGVEHHSDSSEAYYLATPGLQVVTPATVEDAYGLLRAAIASDDPVVFLEPKRLYWSKADWSPDAPTEVAPLGRAVVRRRGSSATLITYGPSLPVCMEAAEAARSEGWDLEVVDLRSLMPFDDDTVCASVRRTGRAVVVHESNGFGGPGGEIAARITERCFHHLEAPVLRVAGFDIPYPPPMLERHHLPGVDRILDTVARLQWESDWTEGRGE, encoded by the coding sequence ATGACGACCACCGCTCCGGCGACCGCGCGCAAGCCCGCCACCATGGCGCAGGCGCTGACCCGCGCGCTGCGCGACGCCATGGCCGACGACCCGTCCGTCCATGTCATGGGCGAGGACGTCGGCGCCCTGGGCGGCGTCTTCCGGGTCACCGACGGCCTCGCCAAGGAATTCGGCGAGGACCGCTGCACCGACACCGCGCTCGCCGAGGCCGGCATCCTGGGCACCGCCGTCGGTATGGCGATGTACGGGCTGCGGCCGGTCGTCGAGATGCAGTTCGACGCCTTCGCCTACCCGGCGTTCGAGCAGCTGATCAGCCATGTCGCCCGGATGCGCAACCGCACCCGTGGCGCGCTGACGATGCCGCTGACCATCCGCATCCCGTACGGCGGCGGCATCGGCGGGGTCGAGCACCACAGCGACTCCTCCGAGGCGTACTACCTCGCCACCCCCGGGCTCCAGGTCGTCACCCCGGCGACCGTCGAGGACGCCTACGGGCTGCTGCGCGCGGCCATCGCCTCCGACGACCCCGTGGTCTTCCTGGAGCCCAAGAGGCTGTACTGGTCCAAGGCCGACTGGTCGCCGGACGCACCCACCGAGGTCGCGCCCCTGGGCCGGGCCGTGGTCCGGCGCCGCGGCAGCAGCGCCACGCTGATCACCTACGGCCCGTCGCTGCCGGTCTGCATGGAGGCCGCCGAGGCCGCCCGCTCCGAGGGCTGGGACCTGGAAGTGGTCGATCTGCGCTCGCTGATGCCGTTCGACGACGACACGGTCTGCGCGTCGGTGCGGCGGACCGGGCGGGCCGTGGTCGTGCACGAGTCCAACGGGTTCGGCGGTCCCGGAGGGGAGATCGCCGCACGGATCACCGAGCGCTGCTTCCACCACCTGGAGGCACCGGTCCTGCGCGTCGCCGGCTTCGACATCCCGTATCCGCCGCCCATGCTGGAGCGGCACCATCTGCCGGGCGTGGACCGGATTCTGGACACCGTCGCCCGCCTCCAGTGGGAGTCGGACTGGACCGAGGGACGTGGTGAGTGA
- the pdhA gene encoding pyruvate dehydrogenase (acetyl-transferring) E1 component subunit alpha, which yields MTVLEQPGSSRNKSSLAGPPPAWRPRVDPAPLLPDEEPYRLLGTDAAARLDSGLLTRLYTQLVRGRRYNAQATALTRQGRLAVYPSSTGQEACEIAAALALEDRDWLFPSYRDTLAAVARGLDPVQALTLLRGDWHNGYDPHEHRIAPLCTPLATQLPHAVGLAHAARLKGDEVVALAMVGDGGTSEGDFHEALNFAAVWQVPVVFLVQNNGFAISVPLAKQTAAPSLAHKAVGYGMPGRLVDGNDAPAMHEVLTDAVQRARRGGGPTLVEAVTYRIEAHTNADDATRYRSDAEVETWRAHDPIALLEHELAARDLLTDEFVGATRDGAEQLAADLRERMNADPELDPMDLFTHVFAEQTSQLRAQAAQLRAELDAEADGHTEDAAGADGSAEEARP from the coding sequence ATGACGGTCCTTGAGCAGCCAGGCAGCAGCAGGAACAAGAGCAGCCTGGCCGGCCCGCCGCCCGCCTGGCGACCCCGCGTCGACCCCGCGCCCCTCCTGCCCGACGAGGAGCCCTACCGCCTCCTGGGTACGGACGCCGCGGCCCGGCTCGACTCCGGGCTGCTGACCCGGCTGTACACCCAGCTGGTGCGCGGCCGCCGGTACAACGCCCAGGCCACGGCCCTGACCCGGCAGGGACGCCTGGCGGTCTACCCGTCCTCCACCGGACAGGAGGCCTGCGAGATCGCCGCGGCGCTCGCCCTCGAAGACCGGGACTGGCTCTTCCCCAGCTATCGCGACACCCTCGCCGCCGTGGCCCGCGGCCTCGACCCCGTACAGGCACTCACCCTGCTGCGCGGCGACTGGCACAACGGATACGACCCGCACGAGCACCGCATCGCCCCCTTGTGCACCCCGCTCGCCACCCAGCTCCCGCATGCCGTGGGACTGGCGCACGCCGCCCGCCTCAAGGGCGATGAGGTGGTGGCGTTGGCCATGGTGGGCGACGGTGGCACGAGCGAGGGCGACTTCCACGAAGCGCTGAATTTCGCGGCGGTCTGGCAGGTGCCGGTCGTCTTCCTCGTCCAGAACAACGGCTTCGCGATCTCCGTGCCGCTGGCCAAGCAGACCGCCGCGCCCTCCCTGGCCCACAAGGCGGTCGGATACGGCATGCCCGGCCGACTGGTCGACGGCAATGACGCGCCCGCCATGCACGAGGTGCTCACCGACGCCGTGCAACGGGCCCGCAGGGGCGGCGGCCCCACCCTGGTCGAGGCCGTCACCTACCGCATCGAGGCGCACACCAACGCCGACGACGCCACCCGCTACCGCAGCGACGCCGAGGTCGAGACCTGGAGGGCGCACGACCCGATAGCCCTTCTGGAGCACGAGCTGGCAGCCCGCGATCTGCTGACCGACGAATTCGTCGGGGCCACCCGGGACGGAGCCGAGCAGCTGGCGGCCGACCTCCGGGAACGGATGAACGCCGACCCGGAGCTGGACCCGATGGACTTGTTCACGCACGTATTCGCCGAGCAGACCAGCCAACTGCGCGCCCAGGCGGCACAGTTGCGCGCCGAGCTGGACGCCGAGGCCGACGGACACACCGAGGACGCAGCGGGCGCCGACGGCTCCGCCGAGGAGGCCAGGCCATGA
- a CDS encoding Lrp/AsnC family transcriptional regulator — protein MPDEQMANSGGQPPAAPTPPSPAARPLDTIDRSILRMLQTDGRASIRSVAERVHVSRANAYARINRLIDDGVIRGFSALIDQERAGQGASAYITLKIVQNSWRTVRKQLTALPGATHIALVSGDFDVLLLVHTKDNRELRELVLTRIQSIPEVLSTRTLLVFEETDLGPEEG, from the coding sequence ATGCCGGACGAACAGATGGCCAATTCCGGCGGGCAGCCGCCCGCGGCACCCACCCCGCCATCGCCGGCCGCGCGCCCGCTCGACACCATCGACCGTTCGATCCTGCGCATGCTCCAGACCGACGGCAGGGCGTCGATACGCTCCGTGGCAGAGCGGGTCCATGTCTCGCGCGCCAATGCCTACGCCCGGATCAACCGGCTGATAGACGACGGCGTGATCCGCGGCTTCAGCGCCCTCATCGACCAGGAACGCGCAGGTCAGGGCGCCTCCGCCTACATCACGCTGAAGATCGTGCAGAACTCCTGGCGGACGGTGCGCAAACAGCTCACGGCGCTGCCGGGGGCCACCCACATCGCGCTGGTCAGCGGCGATTTCGATGTGCTGCTGCTGGTCCACACCAAGGACAACCGCGAACTGCGGGAGCTGGTCCTCACCCGCATCCAGTCGATACCGGAAGTGCTCAGCACCCGCACCCTGCTGGTCTTCGAGGAGACCGACCTCGGGCCCGAGGAGGGATGA
- a CDS encoding TetR/AcrR family transcriptional regulator — protein MTMAKRDTYTPDSLLAVAVEVFIERGYDGTSMEHLSKAAGISKSSIYHHVRSKEELLHRAISRALDGLFGVLEEPGALQGRAIERLEHVTRRVAEVLMDELPYVTLLLRVRGNTDTERWAMGRRREFDHEVSALLKQAAAAGDLRDDVDIRLATRLLFGMINSIVEWYRPGRGGAVSRDEVAEAVVRTAFAGLRKA, from the coding sequence ATGACCATGGCCAAGCGCGACACCTATACGCCCGATTCGCTGCTCGCGGTCGCCGTCGAGGTGTTCATCGAGCGCGGCTACGACGGCACGTCCATGGAGCACCTCTCCAAGGCGGCGGGCATCTCCAAGTCCTCGATCTACCACCATGTCCGCAGCAAGGAAGAGCTGCTGCACCGCGCCATAAGCCGGGCCCTGGACGGGCTTTTCGGTGTGCTGGAGGAGCCGGGCGCCCTCCAGGGTCGGGCGATCGAGCGGCTGGAGCATGTCACCCGGCGCGTGGCCGAGGTGCTGATGGACGAACTCCCCTATGTGACGCTGCTGTTGCGGGTGCGCGGAAATACGGACACCGAGCGGTGGGCCATGGGGCGCCGCCGGGAGTTCGACCACGAGGTCTCCGCTCTGCTCAAGCAGGCAGCCGCCGCCGGCGACCTCCGGGACGACGTGGACATCCGGCTGGCCACCCGGCTGCTCTTCGGCATGATCAACTCGATTGTCGAGTGGTACCGGCCGGGGCGGGGTGGCGCGGTGAGCCGTGACGAGGTCGCCGAGGCCGTGGTGCGTACGGCGTTCGCGGGACTGCGCAAGGCCTGA